The DNA region AATCACTACGACGCAAGACTAGGTGACGTGGGCCGGTGCCAGCTGGCAACTGCAACCGGGCTTCTTGGCTCAGTTCTGTGGAGTTCGGCCGTAGTTCAAGCCCCGAATCGGAGCCAAGATCAGCGACGAAAACTGTGCCGTAAGGCGTTGGCACGGTTTGATGCGCATGCGGACTTTCTTGACGATCGGTCACTGGCCCGGAACCATTCAACTGCAAAGTGCACTGGATCTCGAGTGCCCGTTGTGCGGCCAGTAGCGATACGGTGCCGGAGCTATAGTTCGCCACAATGACCTGCCCGCCCGGCAAAAGCGAGAGGTGGCAAGGGTCCGCGCCGATCACTGGCGATTGGCTCACCAATTCCAACGAACCGTCGTGGAAATCGCGCTCAAAGACCAGCATCCGGCCCTGTTCGCACTCCGAAACTACGCTCACGCCGTCGGCTGCCAACGCCATAAAAGACGGGTCGGCGACGTCGGCCCGGAGCTTTCGCTGACCCAGCAAGCCGTCGTCGGCAATGTCAAAGGAACTGATACCAGCGCCACGATTTGATCCGGAGGTGTACGAGCCAACAAGGAGTTCCATCGGATTAGCCTACATAAAGCTCTCGCGAGAGGTCGTGACATGACAATAACGCCAAGGTGTCGCGACCTCTCACGAGGATTGCTGCTTAGACCTCTAACGCGAGGCCATACTGACGAATCCAAGCATCCATCTGGATGGTGCTTTCCGCTTGGTAGCGCTCGCCCATTGCGCCACTTCCACCGGTACGAATCATTTCTTTGAGCGCAGCTACGTTCATAAGATCCAGCACCGGGCTGTCACCGCGGTCCAGGATCTCACCGACCTGGTAGAACAGTGCTTTGTTCTACCAGGGTCTTGCGTCGAAGGGTACGAGCTCTTAACGCGTTCGACGACGGACTGTGGCAAGAGATCTTTAGTTGCGTGCCGCAGCAGCGACTTCTCCCGACCATCGAAAATCGTCATGGCCCAGGGAGTTCCGTACACGTACTGCACCAACCGGTGATCACAGAACGGCACTCGAACTTCAAGTCCGACGGCCATACTCATCCGGTCCTTACGATCCAGCAAGATCGGCAGGAATTTAGTCAGGTACAAGTAGCTCACTTCGCGCATCCGCGCTTCGAGTCCGGTCTCGCCAGCACGGCGCGGCACCTCAGCAAGGGCTTGATGATACTGGGACTGCACATACCCTGGCAGGTCCAACTTTGCCGCGAAGGCAGGATTCATCACACCATTGTTATCGGCCCCGCCACCAAATGCGCTAGCTGCAATGCCAGTAATCCACGGGAAAGTGCCCGCTTCCCGAGCTACCGGATCGTGGAATTCCTTGTACCCGCCAAAGACTTCATCGGCGGATTCGCCGGACAACGCAACGGTTGAATGCTGGCGTACCGCTTTGAACAGCAAGTACAGCGAAGTATCCATATCCCCCATACCCGGGAAATCCCGGGCGGTGAGCACCGCAGAACGCGCCGCCGGATCCATCAGCTCTTCGTTGTTGAGCACCAAGTTGGTGTGTGAGGCCTTGGGGTATTGCGCTTTGAGGTGCTCCGCAACGTCGATGATGTACGGACCATCCGGCGTCGGACGAAACTCGTCGGCTTTGAACTCCTCTTCATAACCAGCAAAGTCAACGGAGAACGAACGCACGCCCTCGCCGGTAGTGGCGTTGAGTTGTTTGGCGGACAAAGCCGTCAAGGCCGATGAATCCAAACCACCGGACAACAGCGTGCACAACGGCACGTCGGCAATCAGCTGGCGTTGTGCCGTGTCTTCGAGCAGCTCACGCACGGTGGCGATCGTGGCGTCCAGATCGTCCGTGTGTTCGTGATCGTCCAAGGCCCAATAACGCAGCTCAGTAATGCCTTGTCGATTGATCTTGACGATATGCGCGGGTGGTACTTCCTGCATACCTTTGAAGACCGAGTTGCCAGTATTGGCCGAGAAACCCATCAGCCTGCGCAAACCGTCCAAATCAACGGTTCGCTCGGCCAGCTGATTGGCCAAAATTGCCTTCGGTTCAGAACCGAAAAGCACGCCGTCGGGAGTTTGCAAGTAGTACAACGGCTTAATGCCCAGCCGGTCACGCAGAAGCGTCAACTCTTGTTTCTCGGTGTCCCAGAGGGCCTAGGCAAACATGCCGTTGAAGCGTTCGACGACCTCGCGCTCGTCTTTACCGCCCCAGTGGGCGTGCGCTTGCAGCACCACTTCGGTATCGCTACTGGTGCGAAAGTTTCGCCCCGCAGCAGCTAGTTGCTCGCGAAACTCACGGAAGTTGTACGTCTCACCGGTGTAGATCAACACCTGCCTTGTGGCGTCTTCTTCATCTCTGAGCATCGGCTGGTGGCCGTTTTGTAGGTCAATAATCGACAGTCGTCGATGCCCTAATGCCACATGTTCGTCGATCCAGACTCCTTCGTCATCGGGTCCTCGACAAACGATAGTCCTCGTCATCGCCAAAGCGGTGGCCTTTTCATTCCGGAGATCACGATCAAACGAGACCCAGCCGGCAATTCCACACATGTCCATAACCCTTCGTTAGTTGCCCTAAGTAATGTTATTGATTGAAGGGTCGAACGACAAGGGGAAAAGCTGAATACCCAGCGAGTTGCCAGCTTGAGCTAGTCAGTCGGTGGATCTAGCGGCGAGGCCTGCGAGGCCAAGGCAAAGTAGCCAGCACGACGGCGAGCAGCGTGAGCAGGGTGCCCCACCAAGTGGCCGGTGCGATGACGGTGCCCGCCGTTGGCACGAGGAGATCCAAGGCAAGTGAGCCAAGCAGCTGGCCAGCAATCATGCCCAACCCAGTCAGCAAAACACCCAGACCGCGAACTAGCCAGGCAGCAAGACAGATAAAGAAGCAGCCAAGCGCGCCGCCAAGGTAGTACCACCATTCACTTGGCAAGCCGTTGCCAAACCCGGCGAACAGTACTTTGACCAGCCAAGCCACTAGTAGCACCGCGGTTCCGGCAACAAAGTTGATCACAGTCGCCGCAAGCGGAGTGCCATAATGCACAGTCTGGGTGCCGTTCATCGCTTGTTGAAAGCTCATCAAAAATCCTGCCACCAACGGCAGCAACACTGGTAACAACCAATGCCAAATGCTTTCAGATTGGTTGAACCGAGGTGAAACGGCCCAGATGACGGCGGCGATGGTGAGCAGCACTGAGATGACTCGGATCCCGGTAATCGCTTTCTTTCCGGCTGGCGATATCCCCAGCCGATCGACCAACAAACCACTGAGACTTTGCCCGGTGACTACCGCGACGGTAAAGAGCGCAATCCCGATCACGGCCACGGTCAGCCCTTGGGCCATCACCAAGAATGCGCCAATAACGCCCGCTGCGAGATACCAGCGCGGGAATTTCCTGGCCCGAACCACAGGTGCAATCGCCCGCAATCCGCGGCGTCCAGCAGGAAGGATCAGCGACGCCAAAACAATCAACACCAGGCCGGATCCGAAGCTCATCACAGCTGCTGCCAAGCCATCCCCTAGCGCTGCGCCGAGGGACCCGTTAGATCGGCCCTGACCGGCAACGGCCAAACCGCCGATCACGGCAAGCGGCAGCCCCAAAAGTATCGGCACCTTGTGCGGATTAGTTGCATTCATTCTTGCTCCTCGAACAGCTCAGCTTCTACAGCATTCTTGATTCTCAGGCATGATGGGTACATGCCTGAAATCGAGCAAGTCACGATCCGCGATGAAACTATCCGACTCGGCCAGCTACTCAAACTCGCCAACCTTGCCGACGATAGGATTCAAGCGAAGGAATTCATCGAAAATGGTTTAGTCAAAGTGGACGGTCAGATCGAAAGCCGCCGCGGCGCACAGATCCGTCCGGGATCGGTTGTCACGGTCAACGGTCAGTCGGTTCAGATTTCTGCGCATTGAGCACCTCAGCGCGCAAGAATTCGCCCACATGGCCAATTTCTGCCTGACAAATTCCGTGCCACATACCAGTATACAGCACTTTGGTGAGCTTGGTGTGCTTGGCTAACCATTCGTTGCTCTGCTCAATCAGTGCTTGTGGCAACACTGGATCAGCTTGGTCTCGTCCCCAAAAAAATGGCAGTTTTTCTTTTTCGAGTTCGGCATCCTTGAAGTAGGGATCGGCCTCGGCGTCGATAATAAAACCTGATAAACCGACGACGGCGGCAAAGCGTTCCGGCCGGTGCCGAGCCAAAGTACTGGCCATTGCCATGCCTTGGGAGAAACCGAGCAAAGTCACTGAGCTGAAATCGGCCGCAATCGAATCAAGCCATTCATCAAGCTCAAGCGCGGCACTGGTCACGGCTTCGATGCTGATGATTAAGTCGCTCTGCAAAGGGAACCAAGCAAACCCAGAGCCAGCCGATTGACCTGCCCGGACGGCGGCGATCATAAATTCAGCCGGGAGTTGTTCAGCCAATCCGAAAAGATCAGCTTCATTTGCACCATAGCCATGGAGCAGGACCAAGAGTGGGGTTCCGGCACGTTGCTCAGCCGGCTTTGACCAGAGAACTACGGGCGCGATGGGTGAAGAAGTCATATTCACATCCTGCCACGGACCGGCCAGGTCCACGGCAGGCCATCTAAAAGCCCTTGACCCTGGATCTTAGTTTCGCCAAGCTCCTTCACAAGTTCATGACGATGTACTTTTTTGCTGTGCTCCAAATGCGCGATCAATTTTTCTGAATGAGTCACCACAATTATTTGGTAGCTTTCAGCGGCCTCTACGATAAGTTCGGCAACTGCTGGCAATAAATCAATATGCAAGGACGTTTCCGGCTCATTCAGCACCATAAGTTCGGGAGGACGCACGGTGAGCAATGCAGCGCAAAGGAGCAGATAGCGAAGCGTGCCATCGGAAAGTTCGCCCGCGTTGAGCGCCCGAAGCATGCCAGGTTGGCTAAAGGTCGTGAGGAACATGCCGGCTTCAACGTGTACCGCTACCGAGCGGCCGGGAAATGCACGGTCGATCGCCTGGGCAAGCCTGCCATCGCCGCCGCTCTCGATGATGGTTTGCAGTGCGGCGGCAAGGTCGTTACCGGTATCGCTCAAGACCTCTGTGCGCGTACCAACTTGAGGTTGGCGTGCCGGAGCCTGATCATCGGTACGAAAGTGGTCATAAAAACGCCAGGCTCGCATCATTCGCCGTACTCGATGCAACTCAGGAGCTCGTTGCGGATCAGCCACTTCACTCAAGATCGATTGGTGATTCTGCAGGGACCTGCTCAGTTCGTGAACTGTGCCATCTTCGGCCCGGCTGCTGGCAAAGGACCCTTTTCGATCCGCAAGTACTGCCGCAGGACGAGCAACTGGGCCGGCAAAGATCTGCTCACGTTTGATCTGCGGATCTCGGCCAAAAGCCGTAGGGTGCTTCTCATCGTCGTCCGGCAGCGGTAATCCCAGATCTGAAATATAACCAAAGTCGGAGCTAGCGAATCCCAGTCGCAGACTGATCGACTCGCGTCGCAGAGTACCTTGAACGGCCGCCTCGCCGCGGCGCATTGCTGAGCTGATCTGGTCCAGCCCACAGGACAGATTCGAGACCGCCTTGACGGGCCAAGGACCCAATGGCTGCACCACTGCCACACTCCGCAAGTAGCCTGAGCGCCCGGTACAGATTCGACTTTCCAGAACCATTGGCGCCGGTAATGACATCGAGGCCGTGTAGATCTAGAACCAGCTCCCGGATCGAGCGGAAATTGTGCACGGCCAAGGCGGTAATCATGGTGTTGCACTCAGTTCCGAATCAGTTAACCAATAGCTGGACCCATCGGGAATCCGGGCCAAAAGACCGCCATCGACCAAGGCTCGACGAAGGCCAGAGACATCGTCGCTGACTACCCGAAGCAGGCTATTGACCTCTCGCTCAGGGTAGTGTTTTCCAGGTTCAAAAAGTCGCCTGCAAATCAGGCTCAACACTTCGCGGCGGTCCCGAAGGTTTGTTGGCATCATTCCCAACTTTTCAAGACGAAGGTATCGCGTTGGTCCCTGCGGCTTTGCTTGTTGATCCAATTGCAAGGACTGCGCGAAGAACTCAGGGTTTACGGCTAGTTGGCCGTTTTTCACGCTGAGTAGGCCGGTGCTTTCCAAGCGCCGCAATACCTCAGGATCAACTGACTTCGGATCCGTACCAAGCACTAATTGCGCATAGCCCTCGCGAAACTCCGAATGCTGCAAGGCGGCAAATGCTGCTTGCCATAGGGAACCCATTGCCCCTCCCTCGGGACTCTCGTGTTAGTTACGTTCGAGGACCTGGCCAGCTTCGACGTCTTCATCAGCCTTCTGGGCTGAACGTTTCTGGGCTGAACGTCCCGGCTAATTCCGGAATCGATGCAGCTGTCCACGCAGCCAGACTCTCTTCACGCGGCGGCAAGCCATTCAAAGCTGAGGAAAGCTCCGGCCGCCGGACCCAAGCGCCCGCCTCTTCAGCGATAAGCGCACCCGCCGCGAAATCATGCTCGTTGAGCCCGTATTCTAGGTATGCATCAAGGCCGCCGTCCGCAATGGCGCACAATTCCAAAGCTGCCGAGCCTAGCCGCCGAAAATCACCGAATCCGGTCATACGTGCTTCAAGCTCACCGATCAACCGGGCTTGCATTTCCGGAACATAGGTCAAGCTAGTTGAAAGCAATTTGCCCGTACGCTGCTGTTTCGGCCCTTTGAGTTCCTTGGTTGCCAGTGTGCCATCAGGGCTTACTTCCTCAACCCAAGCTCCAGCACCGAGGCTCGCAAAATAGCTTCGGTTCAATGCCGGTGCTGTTACGACGCCGGCCAGCCAGGCGCCATCCGGACCCGCGACGGCCACGGAGGTGCAGTAATAAGCGATATTGCGAATGAAGTTCATTGTGCCGTCAAGCGGGTCAACCGACCAGCGGTATCCCGATGCCTGTTCGGGAATGGCCGGCGCAAGCTCCTCCCCCGTGATCACGTCGCGTGGCCGCGCCAAAAGAATCGCTTCACGAACCGCGCTTTCGGCAGCGAAATCGAATTCAGTGACTAAATCTGTGTCGCCACTTTTCATGTTTTCGGAGAACTTACTGGGATCACGTCCAGCCAGCACGCGGGCACCCGCCGCCGCTGAGTCCTTAGCAACTTGCAGTAACTCAGCCGTAGTGACTTCAGTCATTTGTTGTAGACCCCTCAGATTCATTTTCTTCAGCTTCAGCGCTGTGGTCTGGACCGTGCGCCAACAATGTCTCAAACCCAGCTTCATCAAGCACCGTGACACCTAGCTTTTCGGCCTTATCTAGCTTAGTGCCAGCGTTTTCTCCCGCCACCACGTAATCAGTATTTTTTGATACTGAACCGGCAGATTTACCGCCCCTGTTGATGATCGCTTCCTTGGCTTGATCTCGATTGAACTTTTCCAAAGAGCCGGTCACCACAATGGTGAGTCCTGCCAACGTTCGTCTTACCGATTCGTCGCGTTCATCTGCCATTCGGACGCCGTCCGCCGCCCAAGCGTCAATGATTTCGCGATGCCAATCTTCGGCAAACCATTCAATAAGGGCTGCGGCAATCGTGGGGCCCACGCCGTCGACCTCAGCCAATTCCGGTTCGGAAGCGGCGCGAATTGCTGCCATTGAGCCAAAGGCGGTGGCTAATGCCCGCGATGCTGTGGGCCCAACGTGCCGGATGGAAAGCGCCACCAGCACTCGCCAAAGTGGTTGTGCCTTGGCCTTCTCCAATTCGATAAAAAGTTTCACGGTATTAGACGTCGGTTCAGAAGGTTTTTCCTCGGTACCCTTTGAGTAGAAATAGGGCACCAGCTCATGCACACCGCTGAGCACGCCCTTCACCTTTTTTTCACGCTTAATCTTGACCAGAGCTAAGTCTTCTGCGACCAAGTTGAAAATTTGCGCCTCATTGCGAACTGGCGCTAGCTCTGGTTCAGCCGGTTGGGTAAGTGCAATCGCCGCCTCCCAACCCAGCGCCTCGATATCGAACGCACCGCGACCGGCCAGGTGGAACACCCTCTCGCGTAATTGGTCCGGGCACGACTTTGCATTAGGACAGCGAATATCAACATCGCCCTCTTTGGCCGGCGCCAAGGCAGTGCCACAGGACGGACATTCTGTTGGCATCACGAATTCACGTTCCCTACCGTCGCGCAGGGCAAGGACCGGCCCAACAATCTCCGGGATGACGTCACCAGCTTTGCGCAGCACCACGGTGTCCCCGATCAGAACGCCCTTGGCCTTAACCACGTCCTGGTTGTGCAGCGTGGCCATCTCCACGGTGGATCCGGCTACTTTGACGGGCTCCATAACCCCAAAGGGTGTCACCCTGCCGGTCCGGCCGACGTTGACCAGAATGTCTAACAGCTTGGTATGCACTTCTTCAGGTGGGTACTTATAAGCGACCGCCCATCGCGGAACTCGGGAAGTGAAGCCCAAGGCATTTTGGCTAGCGAAATCGTCAATTTTGATGACAATGCCATCAATCTCATGCAGCAGATCATGCCGATGCTCGCCGTAATGATTGATGTAATCCAAGACTTCTTGGTAGCCAGTCAATACTTTGAAATACGGGCTGGTGGGCAGCCCCCAAGCTTTGAGCAATGCGTAGCTTTCAGACTGGCTAGCAACATCTAGACCGATCCGCGAACCGATGCCGTGCACCAACATACTGAGCGGTCGTTTTGCCGTGTCTGCGGGATCTTTCTGCCGTAACGATCCAGCCGCAGCATTTCGCGGATTCGCAAAGGGAGCCCGGCCCGTGCCAACAATCTGTTCATTGAGCGCCAAGAAGTCTTTTGAAGCGATGAAAACTTCGCCGCGAATTTCTACTTCCTCAGGCAGATTTTCGCCCCGTAATTGCCGCGGAATCTCTTGGATCGTCAAAACATTATGTGTAATGTCTTCGCCAGTGATGCCGTCGCCCCTAGTGGCCGCGCGGACAAGTTGGCCATTGCGGTAGAGCAAGTTCACCGCGAGCCCATCAATTTTGAGTTCGGTCAGCCAACGTAACGGGCGTTCCGCCACAATGCTGCCCGCTAGCTTCTCTGCGTTGGCCTGGGCTTTGATGATCCAGCTTTGCAGCTCTTCGATCGAGAAAACATCTTCGAGGCTATAAATCTGGCTGGTGTGCTGAACCGGCGTAAACGCGGCCGAAACCTCTCCACCAACTTCTTGAGTTGGTGAATCATTACTGATTAGCTCCGGATGCAGCGCTTCGATCTCTTCAAGTCGACGAAAGAGCACATCGAATTCGGCGTCTGACACCAGCGACTCTGCCTCGTTGTAATAGGCAAATCGATAGTGCCGAATGTCTTCAACGAGTTTGCTGTACTCTGCCCGCAGGGTGGCGGCAGGGGTGGCTGCGGGTGCGGGAGAATCCGATTCTGATGTGCTCACAAGACCATCTTGCCGCATTGCACCGAAATTTTCTGGCACAGCAAAAAACCCGCGGCATCGGAATGCTGCGGGTTTTTGCTGTTCCAGAACTTAGAACAGGTAGTGATCTCCGGATTAGTTCGCGGAGGTCTGCTCCTGCTGTTCCTTCTGCTTGGTGACAACCTGAGCGACCGGCTCCAGATCGGTGACGATCTTGCTCAGGGTGAATCGCCCCGGTGTGTCCGGAGACTTTCTTGTTTGAGAGGATCAGGACATGGCAGGGAAAACTACGACACGGTATCCGCAGGAGTTGAAGGATCGTGCGGAGATGGAGGGTGCGTCTTCGGAGTGGGCGGCGATGCAAAAAGTTGCCCAGCTTTTGGGTGTGGGTGTGCCGGAAACGGTGCGTAAATGGGTCCGGCAAGCCGAGATCGATGTTGGTACTAGAACTGGAACAACGAGCACGGAATCGGCCGAGCTGAAACGGTTACGGCGTGAGAACGCTGAGCTGAAACGGGCGAACGCGATCCTTCGGAGTGCTTCAGCTTTTTTCGCGGTCGAACTCGACCGCCACAACACTGATCGTGAAATACATCAAGGACCATGCCGGTCACCGCGAGAATAATGGATTGCGGTGGGGTGTCGAGTCGATCTGCCAGGTGCTTACTGGGACGGGGTGAAGACCACCCCGTCCACGTACTACGAATGGGTGGATAAAACACGATCTCACCGAGAACAACGTGATGAGGTGCTCAAGCCCGTGATCCAGAAGGTGTATGCCGCTAATTACGGGGTGCACGGCACCAGGAAAGTCTGGTTGGCGATGAACCGTGAAGGTGTGCCGGTGGCCAGGTGCACGGTAGAACGGCTCATGGGGTTACTTGGCATACAGGGTGCGGTCCGTGGCAAGGTCAAACGCACCACGATCAAAGACTCGAAGGCAGCCCGAGCGAAGGACTTGGTCCGCCGTGATTTCACACCAACGGCACCGGATCGGCTATGGGTAGATGATTTCACCTATGTTTCGACCTGGTCCGGGTGGGTCTATGTTGCCTTCGTGATCGATGCCTACTCTCGGAGGATCCTGGGCTGGTCAGCGAGTGCTTCTATGAACACCGTGCTAGTGCTCAACGCAGTTAATCAGGCAATCTGGAGTCGTGAACGGGCCGGGGCTGAGATTTCCGGGGTGATTCATCATCACGATGCCGGGGCTCAATACGCCTCCTTGGCCTTCACCGAACGCCTGGCCCAGGCCGGTATCCGCCCCTCGATCGGTTCTGTGGGTGATAGTTACGACAACGCCTTGGCGGAAACCATCAACGGGCTTTATAAGACCGAGCTGATCAAACCCGGCAAGCCCTGGCGGACTCTAGAAGAAGTCGAAATCGGCACCGCTGAATGGGCCGATTGGTACAACCACCGAAGGCTCTACCAGTACTGCGGAGACATCCCACCAGTAGAGCTAGAAAACCACTACTACAATCACTACCAGAGCACGGCAGCCGCCGACAGGCTCATCGTCTGAGAAACCCTCCGGACACACCGGAGCGATTCAGTTTGTGAGCGCCCGGCTAAAGCATCAGGTACTGAGTCGTCGTTGGCCACGGCCCACGGCTTATTCGTCGAGGTTACCACCAACGTGATGCTGGCTTTCACCTCATGGTTGTGACCATCGGAAACCTTCAACGGCAAGATTCCGGTAGCACCGGGTTGCACATCGCCCTTGACCGTGACCTTGAGTTTCTTACCGTCCAAGGACGCTTCGAAATCTTTCGGTTGGTCGCCGTCGAACGAGAATTTGAGCTTGTCGTTGTCATCCGAGTCAGGGTCTTGGGCAAGCGTGCCCAAATCGAGTTCGTTCTGCTCTCCCTTGGCCACATTCAATGACGTTCCGGAAAATACCGGTGGCCGATTGTTATTCAGATCCGGTTTCACATTGACCCAGACGGTAAGCGTCGATTTCAGACCCTCCGGATCGTTTGGTCCGTTGCCGTCCGTTACCTCAAAGGTGATTGATCCCTTGCCATAAAAATCGGAATTGGCTTGATAAACGATCTTGGTGCCACCCTCGGCCACCGCGTCCTGGCTGCTTGCCCCGATCAGCGTGACTCGGTCGATCTGGGTAACTCGCGGTGATTTTCCGTCGCGAACTTTCACATGCTCATTGAGGTCCAGCGTTACGCTTTGGCCGGCCACGACGTCGAGCTCTCCGGGCTTGAGTACCGGGTACTGCTTGCCTAGCCCCGGCACCCAGATGATGGCTTTTGCCGTGAGGTTATCCACGTCAGTGATGGTGTACGGAATCAACTGCGACTCTTGCGTCAGGCTAACTCTGATGTTGCCATTGGCAGCTATTGACGCCGTGCTGTTCGTCGGGTCGAGGCTGAGTTTCACGTCGTCGGTGGTGCCGTCCGGGTCTTCGTCGTTTTTGAGCACCGGTACATCAACTGCGGTTTTGCCTAAGGTTTCTTGTTCGGTGAAGTGATCGTCGCTTGCAATCGGTGCCTTGAGCGGAGAATCCGGTGTGACCTTCATCTTGATATGCGCGTTGGACGTGCCACCCTTACCATCGGAAATCGTGTAGTTCATGGTGTAGTCGCCCGGGTCCTTCGGCGAGGTGACAATGACGCGACCTTGTTCGGACAGATGTGGCTTCATCTCTGCCGGGCCCTCGAACTTATCGGGCACAACGCCTAACGGATCGCCGTCGGGATCGGAATCGTTGAGTAACACGTCTAAAGCAACGTTGCGGCCCGGCCGCATCGAAATCACATCATCGTTGGCCACCGGTGGATGGTTTTGCACTTGAATCGGCGCAACACCAACACGGACAGTCCCAGTTGATTCGGCGCCCAAGCGATCGCGCACTTTATA from Renibacterium salmoninarum ATCC 33209 includes:
- a CDS encoding AAA family ATPase, whose translation is MRRGEAAVQGTLRRESISLRLGFASSDFGYISDLGLPLPDDDEKHPTAFGRDPQIKREQIFAGPVARPAAVLADRKGSFASSRAEDGTVHELSRSLQNHQSILSEVADPQRAPELHRVRRMMRAWRFYDHFRTDDQAPARQPQVGTRTEVLSDTGNDLAAALQTIIESGGDGRLAQAIDRAFPGRSVAVHVEAGMFLTTFSQPGMLRALNAGELSDGTLRYLLLCAALLTVRPPELMVLNEPETSLHIDLLPAVAELIVEAAESYQIIVVTHSEKLIAHLEHSKKVHRHELVKELGETKIQGQGLLDGLPWTWPVRGRM
- a CDS encoding Ig-like domain-containing protein — protein: MLPDEAVVRVGDIVNIPVLAHDSDPNGQPLKMLQIVTAPSSGTMFVDQDRLRFIAGDQPGTFTAIYRVANSIDSGSPQFGSAAVNIQVLPADPGHNQAPVPKPLTGRVIAGTSTNIDVPLDGIDPDGDSVELVGIDKAPGLGTAIVASNSIRYTAASSSAGTDTLTYKVRDRLGAESTGTVRVGVAPIQVQNHPPVANDDVISMRPGRNVALDVLLNDSDPDGDPLGVVPDKFEGPAEMKPHLSEQGRVIVTSPKDPGDYTMNYTISDGKGGTSNAHIKMKVTPDSPLKAPIASDDHFTEQETLGKTAVDVPVLKNDEDPDGTTDDVKLSLDPTNSTASIAANGNIRVSLTQESQLIPYTITDVDNLTAKAIIWVPGLGKQYPVLKPGELDVVAGQSVTLDLNEHVKVRDGKSPRVTQIDRVTLIGASSQDAVAEGGTKIVYQANSDFYGKGSITFEVTDGNGPNDPEGLKSTLTVWVNVKPDLNNNRPPVFSGTSLNVAKGEQNELDLGTLAQDPDSDDNDKLKFSFDGDQPKDFEASLDGKKLKVTVKGDVQPGATGILPLKVSDGHNHEVKASITLVVTSTNKPWAVANDDSVPDALAGRSQTESLRCVRRVSQTMSLSAAAVLW
- a CDS encoding inositol monophosphatase family protein, with the translated sequence MTEVTTAELLQVAKDSAAAGARVLAGRDPSKFSENMKSGDTDLVTEFDFAAESAVREAILLARPRDVITGEELAPAIPEQASGYRWSVDPLDGTMNFIRNIAYYCTSVAVAGPDGAWLAGVVTAPALNRSYFASLGAGAWVEEVSPDGTLATKELKGPKQQRTGKLLSTSLTYVPEMQARLIGELEARMTGFGDFRRLGSAALELCAIADGGLDAYLEYGLNEHDFAAGALIAEEAGAWVRRPELSSALNGLPPREESLAAWTAASIPELAGTFSPETFSPEG
- a CDS encoding DUF2087 domain-containing protein; this translates as MGSLWQAAFAALQHSEFREGYAQLVLGTDPKSVDPEVLRRLESTGLLSVKNGQLAVNPEFFAQSLQLDQQAKPQGPTRYLRLEKLGMMPTNLRDRREVLSLICRRLFEPGKHYPEREVNSLLRVVSDDVSGLRRALVDGGLLARIPDGSSYWLTDSELSATP
- a CDS encoding lactonase family protein — translated: MELLVGSYTSGSNRGAGISSFDIADDGLLGQRKLRADVADPSFMALAADGVSVVSECEQGRMLVFERDFHDGSLELVSQSPVIGADPCHLSLLPGGQVIVANYSSGTVSLLAAQRALEIQCTLQLNGSGPVTDRQESPHAHQTVPTPYGTVFVADLGSDSGLELRPNSTELSQEARLQLPAGTGPRHLVLRRSDSVDHLLVMGELDGQLHVFSRARREAAGGWQHRGQVALFTRESVGNSYPAHIELSVDGTLAYASIRGQDQISVFKLNTLAEEGLPELVQEVLTEGAWPRNFALGTGLMGAGVLYAANQKGDSITVFALQPDGLLGAKLQEVSIGTPACLVIS
- the ligA gene encoding NAD-dependent DNA ligase LigA, producing the protein MRQDGLVSTSESDSPAPAATPAATLRAEYSKLVEDIRHYRFAYYNEAESLVSDAEFDVLFRRLEEIEALHPELISNDSPTQEVGGEVSAAFTPVQHTSQIYSLEDVFSIEELQSWIIKAQANAEKLAGSIVAERPLRWLTELKIDGLAVNLLYRNGQLVRAATRGDGITGEDITHNVLTIQEIPRQLRGENLPEEVEIRGEVFIASKDFLALNEQIVGTGRAPFANPRNAAAGSLRQKDPADTAKRPLSMLVHGIGSRIGLDVASQSESYALLKAWGLPTSPYFKVLTGYQEVLDYINHYGEHRHDLLHEIDGIVIKIDDFASQNALGFTSRVPRWAVAYKYPPEEVHTKLLDILVNVGRTGRVTPFGVMEPVKVAGSTVEMATLHNQDVVKAKGVLIGDTVVLRKAGDVIPEIVGPVLALRDGREREFVMPTECPSCGTALAPAKEGDVDIRCPNAKSCPDQLRERVFHLAGRGAFDIEALGWEAAIALTQPAEPELAPVRNEAQIFNLVAEDLALVKIKREKKVKGVLSGVHELVPYFYSKGTEEKPSEPTSNTVKLFIELEKAKAQPLWRVLVALSIRHVGPTASRALATAFGSMAAIRAASEPELAEVDGVGPTIAAALIEWFAEDWHREIIDAWAADGVRMADERDESVRRTLAGLTIVVTGSLEKFNRDQAKEAIINRGGKSAGSVSKNTDYVVAGENAGTKLDKAEKLGVTVLDEAGFETLLAHGPDHSAEAEENESEGSTTND
- a CDS encoding alpha/beta hydrolase, with the translated sequence MTSSPIAPVVLWSKPAEQRAGTPLLVLLHGYGANEADLFGLAEQLPAEFMIAAVRAGQSAGSGFAWFPLQSDLIISIEAVTSAALELDEWLDSIAADFSSVTLLGFSQGMAMASTLARHRPERFAAVVGLSGFIIDAEADPYFKDAELEKEKLPFFWGRDQADPVLPQALIEQSNEWLAKHTKLTKVLYTGMWHGICQAEIGHVGEFLRAEVLNAQKSEPTDR
- a CDS encoding AAA family ATPase — protein: MITALAVHNFRSIRELVLDLHGLDVITGANGSGKSNLYRALRLLAECGSGAAIGSLARQGGLESVLWAGPDQLSNAPRRGGRSRYSATRVDQSATGIR
- a CDS encoding DMT family transporter; this translates as MNATNPHKVPILLGLPLAVIGGLAVAGQGRSNGSLGAALGDGLAAAVMSFGSGLVLIVLASLILPAGRRGLRAIAPVVRARKFPRWYLAAGVIGAFLVMAQGLTVAVIGIALFTVAVVTGQSLSGLLVDRLGISPAGKKAITGIRVISVLLTIAAVIWAVSPRFNQSESIWHWLLPVLLPLVAGFLMSFQQAMNGTQTVHYGTPLAATVINFVAGTAVLLVAWLVKVLFAGFGNGLPSEWWYYLGGALGCFFICLAAWLVRGLGVLLTGLGMIAGQLLGSLALDLLVPTAGTVIAPATWWGTLLTLLAVVLATLPWPRRPRR
- a CDS encoding RNA-binding S4 domain-containing protein produces the protein MPEIEQVTIRDETIRLGQLLKLANLADDRIQAKEFIENGLVKVDGQIESRRGAQIRPGSVVTVNGQSVQISAH